Within Massilia litorea, the genomic segment GGAACGCGACCGGACCGAACGCGACAGGTACATGCCGCGCTCGCGGTGCGTGCTCAGCCAGGCGTAGTAATCGCGGTCGCGTCCATCGGCCGGAACGGATGGGTAGGCGTAGGCGCTGGCGCGTATCTCGCCGTCGGGCGCCATGACGCCGGCGCTGCCGGCCAATGGGGAATCGCCGCCGGCCGCGACCAGGATGTCGTGCAGCGCGCGCTCGTCCGCCGGCACGGGCGCCAGGCCGCGCCGCTCGATCTCGGCCATCGCCACGCGCAGCCGGGTATCGGCCTCGCCGAAAGTGCGCATCGCATGCTCGTGCAGCGTGGCGGCGATGTTGCGCATGTCCGACTCGGCCTGTGTGATGGTCGAGCGGTAATCCTGCACGATGGCTGTCCCTGCCGACACGGCGTACAGTCCCGGCAGGGCAATCGAGAGCGCGATCAGGCCACGTCGCAGCTTGCGAGCAGAACGCAGCACCATGTTGACTTCCCCCGGACAGGGTTGTAGGGGAATTCATCATACATCCAGTCTCTGGCGCTTCACATGCCTGTTCGGCTTGGAAAGCAACGGTGACAGGCCGGAGCACAACGCCGGTCCCGGCCGGCGCTCAGCATCGCAGCGACACGGCGCGCCTGCCTTTACTGCGTGCCCGCCACCGCCACCCGGTCGCGCCCGCCGCGCTTGGCCGCATACAAGGCCTGGTCGGCCGCCTCGATCAGGCTCGCCGCCTCGTTCAGCCCATCCTTGCCGAAGGCGGCCACGCCGATGCTGAGCGTGACGTGGTCCTTCACCGCCGCCGGCGCATGCGCCAGCGCGCGCGCGGCGATATCCAGGCGGATCGCCTCGGCCACGCCGGCCGCCTGCGCCAGCGTGGTATCGGGCAGGATGGCCACGAACTCCTCGCCGCCGTAGCGCGCAGCCACGTCGGCCGGACGCTTGAGCATGCCGGCCAGCGCCTGCGCCACCGTGATCAGGCAGGCGTCGCCCTGCTGGTGTCCGAAATGGTCGTTGTAGGCCTTGAAGGAATCGATGTCCATCAGCAGCAGCGAAAGCGCGCCGCCGTTTCTGTGGGCGCGGCGCAGTTCGCGTTCCAGCGTCATGTCGAAGTAGCGCCGGTTGTGGATGCCGGTCAGGCCGTCGACATAGGACCGGGCGCGCAGGGATTCGGCGTGTTCGAGCAGGTGGCGCTCGCGGTCGACGGTGCCGCTGACGTCGCGGATCTCGATCAGGCAGAGCTGCTCGTCGCCCTCCCTGAAGGGCGTCACCGCGATCGCCTGCTCGATGCGGGTGCCGTCGAAGCTGCCCGCTTCGCGCAGCGGAAACGGCGTGCGGCCCTCGAGGTTCGACACCTTGCGGGTACTGCCGTCGCCCGGCCCGGCCAGCACGGCTGCTTCCACACGCGAGCCGCGCAGTTCGGGAAAGACCGCGAACAGCGATTGCTCGCGCACGCGCGCGGCGGAGCGGCCGGAGCGGCTCACCATCCAGCGGTTCCAGAGCACGATGCGATGTTCGGCGTCGAGCACGATCACGCCGCAGTCGAGGAGGTTGAGGGCGCTTGCGGCGAGATCGAAACTGGTGTCGGTCGGATTCATCATGCCGACAGTGTAATGCTATTGCGTCAATGCAAAAAGGCCACCGGGGTGAGCCGGTGGCCTTTTTTTTGTAGCCTGGCGCGCTTAGATGCCGACCATCGACACCGCCTTGGTGTTCAGATAGCCTTCCATCGCTTCCGGACCGCCTTCGGTGCCGTAGCCCGAATCCTTGATGCCGCCAAACGGCAGCTCGGCGCTCGGCGTAGCCGGCTGGTTAATCCACAGCATGCCGACCTCGACCCGGTTCATCAGCAGCTGGGCGTTCTTGATCGAGCGCGTGAAGGCATAACCGGCCAGGCCGTAAGGCAGGCGGTTCGCCTCGCTGATCGCGTCTTCCAGGCTGTCGAAGCCGCGGATGCCCGCGATCGGACCGAAGGGCTCGTCGTTGAAGATGCTCGCTTCCAAAGGCACGTCGGACAGGATGGTCGGCGCGAAGAAGTTGCCGGTCTCGCCGATCCGCTTGCCGCCCGACGCCAGGGTCGCGCCGTGCTTCTGCGCGTCCTCGACCACCTTCGCCATCGCCGTCAGGCGGCGCGCGTTGGCCAGCGGGCCGAGGGTCGTCCCTTCGACCAGGCCGTCGCCCAGCTTCAGGCCTTCGGCGTGCTTCACGAAAGCGCGCGTAAACTCTTCCTTGATCGCGTTGTGCACCAGGAAGCGGGTCGGCGAGATGCAGACCTGGCCCGCGTTGCGGAACTTGGCGCCGCCGGCGGCTTTCACGGCCAGCGCGACGTCCGCGTCTTCGGCGACGATCACCGGCGCATGGCCGCCCAGCTCCATCGTCACGCGCTTCATGTGCAGGCCGGCCAGGCTGGCCAGCTGCTTGCCGACCGGGGTCGAGCCGGTGAAGGTGACCTTGCGGATGACCGGATGCGGGATCAGGTAGCCGGAGATTTCGGCCGGGTCGCCGAACACGAGGCCGACCACGCCCGGCGGGATGCCGGCGTCCACGAAACACTGCAGCAGCGCGGCGGGCGAAGCCGGGGTCTCTTCCGGCGCCTTGCACAGGAAGGAGCAGCCGGTCGCCAGCGCGGCGCCGAGTTTGCGGACGATCTGGTTGATCGGGAAGTTCCAGGGCGTGAAGGCGGCGACCGGGCCGACCGGTTCCTTCAGCACCAGCTGCTGGGCAGCCGGATTGCGCGATGGGACGATGCGGCCGTACACGCGCATGCCTTCGGCCGCGAACCAGTCGATGATCTCGGCGCCGGCCAGGGCTTCGCCCTTGGCTTCGACGAGCGGCTTGCCCTGCTCCTGGGTCAGCAGGCGGGCGATGTCGCCGGCGCGTTCGCGCAGCAGCTGGGCGGCGCGGCGCATGACGGCGGCGCGCTCGGCGGCAGGCACGGCGCGCCAGGTCTCGAAGCCTTTCTGCGCCGCGGCCAGGGCGCGATCGAGGTCGGCGATCGAGGCATGGGCGACATTGCCGATCGGCTGGCCGGTGGCCGGGTTCACGACGGGAATGGTCTTGCCGCCGGTGGCCTCACACCATTCGTTGGCGATGAGGAGGCGGGTGTCGGGATAGCTGGACGTCGTCATGGGCATCAGGTCCTGTGTTTGGTTGAGAACATGATCATACCCTGTGCGCGCACGCCTTGCAGGCCCCGGCCGGCTCACGCCGGTCCGGGCATCTTTCCACGGGTTTTCAGTTGAAGCGGCCGTTGATGCCGCCCAGGCTGTAGCGGCCCGCGCCCAGCAGGGCCACCGCCAGCGCGCCCGCCAGGTACATGGCCTGCAGTTCGAGCGCCCAGCCGCCGGTCGCGCCCATCGTGAAGAACTGGCTGGTGTGCGCCAGCAGCAGCGCCACGACCATGTTGAAGGCGACGACCAGGGCCGCCGGACGGGTGAACACGCCCGCCAGGATCAGCAGCGGGGCGACCACTTCGCCGATATAGACGCCGTAGGCGAAAACGGACGGCAGCCCGGCCTTTTCCACCATGCCGACGATGGGGCCGATGCCGCCGCTCAGCTTCGAGAAGCCGTGGAACAGCAGCAGGATGGCGAGCACGGCACGCAGCAGCAGCTTGCCGGTATCTTCGCTGGAACGCAGGGTGTCGGCGGTGGCGGTAGTCGTGGTTTGCATGATTGTTCCTTTTTGTGTGCGGTTGACGTGGAAAGTACTACTCAGCTGAAAGCGTAGGCGTCCATTGCAAGGATGCCGTGTTCGAAGCTCGCGTGCACTTGTGTCGCGTGCGCGCCCTCCCCGGCCGCCCCCATGGCGACGAACAGGGGCAGCAGGTGCTCGTCGGTCGGGTGGTTCTCGGCGGCATGGGGTGCGACGCGGCGGTAGTCGAGCAGCGCGGCGCGGTCGTCGGCTTCCAGGCGCGCCTGCATCCAGGCGCCGAATTCGCTGACCCATCCCGGCACCGGCGCGTCGACGCCCTGCCCGCGGAATTCGTAGAGGTTGTGCGTCAGCGAACCCGAGGCGAGGATCAGCACGCCTTCATCGCGCAGCGCCGCCAGCGCCCGGCCGATCACCTCGTGCTGCGCCGGGCTGGCGCCGCGCACGATCGACAGCTGGGCCACGGGGATGTCGGCCTCAGGATACATCAGGCGCAGCGGCACCCAGGCGCCGTGGTCGAGGCCGCGCGTGCTGCTGCGGCCGACCGCAATGCCCGCCGCTTCGAGCAGCGCCGCGGCGCGTTCGGCGGCCTCGGGCGCGCCCTGCGCCGGATATTGCATCTCGAACAGTGCGCGCGGAAAGCCGCCGAAGTCGTGGATGGTCTCCGGCTGCTGCGCCAGGCTCACGGCCGGGGCGCCGGCAGTTTCCCAGTGCGCCGAGACGACCAGGATCGCCCGCGGCCGCGGCAGCGTCCGGCCCAGCTGCTGCAGGAAGCGGCGTGCCGGGCTGTCCTGCAAGGCCAGCATGGGGGAGCCGTGCGAAACGAACAGGGTGGGAAGGGGTGCCATGATGTGTCCTCTTTAATCTGGACGGCGGATGCCGCGTCAACATGGAATCATCTTAATTGCGTATTCCTGTGAGATAAATACGCGCGCCCATACAACACTGTCTCTCGATCCGGAACAATCATTGCCATGTTACCGCCGAGGTAACGTAGGGTGCGCTCCCGAGCCCACCCTACGGTAACTCAAGGTGCCCCGGCATTTAGTCCCACGCCGGATCGGCAAACGCCTCCACCAGAAAATCGATCAGCAAGCGCACTTTCGGCGACACGAACTTGCGCGACGGGTAGACAGCATAGATTCCCAGTTCCAGCGAGCGGTAGCCGGCCATCGTCTCGCGCAGGGTTCCCGCGGCCAGGTCCGGCCCGACGATGAAGGTCGGCTGCAGGATGAGGCCCCCGTCCTGCAGCGCGGCGGCGCGGCAGGTGTCGCCGCTGTTGGTGCGCACCCGCGGCAGCACCCGCACCGTTTCCTCGCCCCCGGGTCCGGTAAAACTCCAGTTCTCGCCGGACGAGAACAGGCTGTACGAAATGACCTCGTGCGCCGGCAAGTCGGCTGGGCGCGCCGGTTCGCCGCGGCGCGCCAGGTAGGCCGGCGAGGCGCACAGGACCAGGCGCGTGGAGGCGAGCTTGCGGCTGATGAGCGTGGATGCGGGAAGCTGGCCGATGCGCACGGCCACGTCGAAGCCCTCCTCGACCAGGTCGACCACGCGGTCGGACAGGCTGATGTCGAGCGCCAGTTTCGGGTGCCGCGCCATGAAGGCCGGCCACAGGGGCGCCAGGTGCATCAGGCCGAAGCTGACCGGGACGTTCACTTTCAGCAGCCCGCTCGCCTCGCCGCTGCGCGAGGTGATCTCGGCCTCGGCCTCGAGCAGGTTGTCGAGCAGCTCGCGGCAGCGCACCTGGAAGATGGCGCCTTCGCTCGTCGGCGAGAGCTTGCGCGTGGTCCGGTGCAGCAGGCGCACGCCGAGGCGTTCTTCCAGCTCGGCCACGTAGCGCGACACCGCCGCCTTCGACATGTCGAGCACGTCGGCCGCTGCGGTGAAGCTGCCCGACTCGACCACGGCCGAGAATACTTTCATTTCGAGGAAGCGGTCCATTGTCCTTGTCTTTGCAATAGTCCCGTCCATTCTACGCCGATTACCTCGCCGTTCGAAGCAGGCGGCGCGCCGCGCATCGGCCAGGCGCGCGCCATGCCAAACGGGTCGGGCAGCCGTTATACTGCCTGATCGGGCTTGTGTGCAGCAGCCGGGAAGGACCGTCCGCTGTGCCATTGGGGAACAGCATGCGCGGACGCATCGGGTTGGCCTTGACGGTACTGGCAGCGCTGGCCGCGCTGGCGGCGCCGCCGTGGCTTGCGCTGCGCGAGGCGCGCCACCAGGCCTACGAAGCCGAATCCGACCAGGTGCAGCGCTACGCGCTCGACGTGCTGCGCCGCATGGACGGTACCACGCAGCAGGTCAACAAGGCCTTTCGCGCGCTCGAGCAGTCCCGGCTCGCGCCCTGCTCTCCGGCGTCCCTGGACCTGATGCGCCAGATCGACCTCGGCTCGAGCTATCTGCAGGCGGTCGGCTACGTCCGCGATGACGCGATCGTCTGCTCCTCGATGGGCGGCGCGCCGCTCGCGCTGGGCAAGGGAGCCTTCGAGTCGTCGACGGGGTTCATCTTTTATCCCAACGTGCCGGGCAACCTGCCGGGCCAGCCGCCGCTGATGGCGGCGCGGCGCGGGCAGCTGGCGGCCCTGGTCCACCGCGACCTGCCGATCGATGCCTGGACCGATACGCCCGGCGTGTCGCTGGGCGTCCTGCACGGCGAGGAACGCCGCGTCTGGATCGCGCGCGGCCCGATCGATCCGGCCTGGCTCGCGCACCTGGGGCAAGGCGACACGGTCACTTTCGCGGACCCGGGCCACGTGGTGTCGGTCCTGCGCTCGCGCCAATCGCAATTCATCGCCGTCGCCGCCGCGCCCATCGCCGAACTCGACCGGCGCAGCGCCGACATCGCGCGACGGATGGTCCCGGCCGGCGCGATCGGAGGACTGATCGTGGCGCTGGCGATCCTGCTGCTTGCGCGGCGCCAGCTGTCGATGGAGGGCGCCTTGCGCAATGCCTTGCGCCGCGACGAATTCTTCGTGTGCTACCAGCCCATCGTACGCCTGCAGACCGGCGAATGGGTGGGCGCCGAGGCCCTGGTGCGCTGGCGCCGCGCCGACGGCACCCTGGTCGGTCCGGACCTGTTCATTCCGGTCGCCGAACAGTCGAAACTGGTGACCAGGATCACCGAACGCGTGTTGCGCCTGGTCGCCCGCGACGCCGGCCATTTCCTGTCGACCCATCCGGCCTTCCACGTCGCGCTCAACCTGGCGGCAGAGGATATCCACTCGACCGACATCGTGGGTCACCTGAGAACCATGCTGGCGCGCTGCGGCGCCCTGCCGTCGAACCTGATCGTGGAAATCACCGAGCGCGGCTTCCTGGACCTGGAATCGGCCCGCGACACCATCGGGGCCTTGCGCGGAAACGCCATCGAGGTGGCGATCGACGACTTCGGTACCGGCTACCCCAGCCTGTCCTACCTCGAATCGCTCGATCTCGATTTCCTGAAGATCGACCGTTCCTTCATCGAAGCCATCGGCACCGATGCGCCGATCAGCCTGGTGGTCGGCCACATCATCGCCATGGCCCGTTCGATGGGCCTGCGCATGATCGCCGAAGGGATCGAAAGCGAGGCCCAGGCCGATTTCCTGCGCGAGCGCGGGGTCGAGTATGCGCAGGGCTTCCTGTTCGGCAGGCCGATGCCTTTTGCCGAGCTGATGCAGCGCTTCAAGGAACGCGAGCACGCAGCCCTGGTGCGCATGGCCGGCGCCGGCGCCGGACCGTGAGGGCGGCGCCGGCCGCTTCGCTCAGCCCTCGCGCACGCCCGCTGCCGCCAGCGCCGTCATGTTGACGATGCGGCGCACCGTCGCGCTCGGGCTCAGGATGTGCACCGGCTTCGCCGCGCCCAGCAGGATCGGGCCCACGGTGACGCCCTTGCCGGCCGCGACCTTCAGCACGTTGAACAGGATGTTGGCGGCGTCCAGAGAAGGCGTGACCAGCAGGTTGGCGCTGCCGGCGAAACCGTTCTCGACGTGATACAGGTCGCGGATTTCCTGCGACAACGCAGCGTCGCCATGGACTTCGCCGACCACGGCGAGATCCGGCGCGCTTTGCGCCAGCAAGGCGCGCGCTTCGCGCATGCGGCGCGCCGACGGACGCTCGGACGAGCCTTGCGAGGAATGCGACAGCAGCGCGACCTTCGGCTCCAGGCCGAACTGGCGCAGTTCGGCGGCCGCCATGCGCGTGATCGCAGCCAGCTCCGGGGCGCTCGGCTGGTCGTTGACATAGGTGTCGGCGATGAACAGCGTCAGCTTGTCGAGCACCAGCGCATTCATCGCGGCCATGACTTCGGCGCCGGGCGCGAGGCCGATCTCGTTCTGGACGTGCGTCAGGTGGCTGTCGTAATGGCCGGCCATGCCGCAGATCAGGGCATCGACCTGGCCCGACTTCAGCAGGCGCGTGCCCTGCACCGTCGTGTCGCCCTCGGCCGCGACCAGCTCGTAGTCGGCGCCCTGCTTCAGGCGCAGGCCGGCTTCCTGGATGGCGCGTGCGATGGCGGCGCCGTCGCCGATCAGCACCGGGCGCGCCAGGCCTTCGTCGACCACGGTCTGCACCGCGCGCAGCACGCGGCGCTCGGTCGCCTCGGCATAGGCCACACGGCGGCTCTTCGCGCGGGCCTGGGCGAACACCGGCTTCATGAAGAAACCGGTGTGGTAGATCATCTGCCCCAGCTTCTCGCGGTAGGCATCCATGTCGGCGATGGGCCGCGAAGCCACGCCGGAGGCGGCCGCCGCTTCGGCCACTTTCGGCGCGATTGCGGCCAGCAGGCGCGGATCGAAAGGCTTCGGGATGATGTAGTCGGGACCGAAGGAGAGGTCTTGTCCCTCGTAGGCCGAGGCCACGACGTCGCTCGCTTCGGCTTCGGCCAGCTCGGCGATCGCGGTGACGCAGGCCAGCTTCATCTCGTCGGTGATGCGCGTGGCGCCGCAGTCGAGGGCGCCGCGGAAGATGTAGGGGAAGCACAGGACGTTGTTGACCTGGTTCGGATAGTCCGAACGGCCGGTCGCGATGATGCAGTCCGGACGCGCGGCTTTCGCCACTTCCGGACGGATCTCCGGCTCCGGATTGGCCAGCGCCAGGATCACCGGTTGATCGGCCATGGTTTTCACCATCTCGCCGGTGAGGACGCCCGCGGTCGAGCAGCCGAGGAAGACGTCGGCGCCGTTCACGATGTCGGCCAGCGTACGCGCGCCCGTCTCTTGCGCATAGCGCGCCTTGTTCGCTTCCATGTTGGCGTCGCGGCCGGCATAGATGACGCCCTTGGAGTCGGTGACATAGATGTTCTCGCGCTTGACTCCCAGGATCACCATCATGTCGAGGCAGGCGATCGCCGCCGCGCCGGCGCCGGAGGCCACCAGCTTGATCTGGCCGATGTCCTTGCCGACCACCTTCAGGGCATTGAGCAGGGCCGCGCTCGAGATGATCGCGGTGCCGTGCTGGTCGTCGTGGAAGACCGGGATGTTCATGCGCTCGCGCAGCTTCTTCTCGATGTAGAAGCACTCCGGCGCCTTGATGTCTTCCAGGTTGATGCCGCCCACGGTGGGTTCCAGCATCGCGATCGCTTCGATCAGTTTATCCGGGTCGTTCTCGGCCAGTTCCAGGTCGAATACGTCGACCCCGGCGAACTGCTTGAACAGGCAGCCTTTGCCTTCCATCACCGGCTTCGAGGCCAGCGGACCGATGTTGCCGAGACCGAGCACCGCAGTGCCGTTCGAGATCACGGCCACGAGATTGGCGCGCGAGGTGTACTCGGCCGCCATCGCCGGGTCGGCCGCGATCTCTTCGCAGGCATAGGCCACGCCCGGCGAATACGCCAGCGACAGGTCGCGCTGGTTCGACAGCGGTTTCGTTGCCACCACCTCGATCTTGCCGCGCGTCGGGCTGCGGTGGTATTCGAGGGCGTCGGCGCGCAGTTGGGCGTCGTTGGTTTCGTTGAGGCTGCTTTCGGTGCTCATATTGTTTGGCGTAAAGGAAGTTGGAAGGCAGAGGGCAAGGCCCGGGGATGGTCAATCGTACACGACATCGGGGCGCCTTGCCGAGGTCCGGGCCGCCGGCGTCGACGGGCTACCCGGCGCGCATGCAGGGCCGGGGGAAGCCGCCCCGGCAGCTCGAACGGCCGGCCGCTCAGGCCGGCAAGCCGAGCCTGGCACGCGCCTCGGCAGGCGTCGCCGGACGCGCACCGTAGGCCGCGCACAGGTCGGCAGCGACCCGGACCAGCTCCGCATTGCTCGTGGCCAGGCGCTCGCGGTCGATGCGGATGTTGTCCTCCAGCCCGGTGCGTACCGCATCGCCCTTGCGCTTGAGGACCCACTCGATCACGTCGTTCTGGTGGCGGCCGATGCCGGCAGCGGTCCAGGTGGCGTTCGGCGCCACGCGTTTCAGCACCGAGAGCAGGAGATCGAGCAGGTACTCGGCCACCGGCAACGCATTCTTGATACCCATGACGAACTGGACATGCGGCCGGTCGTTGATCAGGCCCGCGTCCATCAGCCGCCGCATGCCATACAGGTGCGAGAGGTCGAAGATCTCGATCTCCGGCAGGATGGCGTGCTGCTTCATAGTCGCCGCCAGCTGGTCGACCAGGGCCGGGGCGTTCTCGTAAATGATGCTCGGAAAATTGACGGTACCGGTCGCCAGCGATGCCATGTCCGGCTTGTGGTGCAGCGCGGCGCCCCGGGCGGCCTGGTCACGCCCGCGGCCGCCGGTCGAAAACTGGACGATCATGCCCGGACAATGTTTGCGTATGCCCTCCAGGACGCTGGCAAACAGCGCCGGGTCGGATGAGGAACTCTCGTCCGGATTGCGCACGTGCAGGTGCACGAGGCTGGCGCCAGCTTCATAGGCTTCGTGGGTCGACTCGATTTGTTCGGCAACGGTGACCGGTACCGCCGGATTGTCTTTCTTGCGCGGTACCGAGCCGGTGATGGCGACGGCGATGATCACGGGATCCATGTTCGTTCCTTGGTCTGGTCAGGTTAACGATCGTATAACGCAGAAAATGGACAAAG encodes:
- a CDS encoding LysR family transcriptional regulator; translated protein: MDRFLEMKVFSAVVESGSFTAAADVLDMSKAAVSRYVAELEERLGVRLLHRTTRKLSPTSEGAIFQVRCRELLDNLLEAEAEITSRSGEASGLLKVNVPVSFGLMHLAPLWPAFMARHPKLALDISLSDRVVDLVEEGFDVAVRIGQLPASTLISRKLASTRLVLCASPAYLARRGEPARPADLPAHEVISYSLFSSGENWSFTGPGGEETVRVLPRVRTNSGDTCRAAALQDGGLILQPTFIVGPDLAAGTLRETMAGYRSLELGIYAVYPSRKFVSPKVRLLIDFLVEAFADPAWD
- a CDS encoding NADP-dependent malic enzyme, translated to MSTESSLNETNDAQLRADALEYHRSPTRGKIEVVATKPLSNQRDLSLAYSPGVAYACEEIAADPAMAAEYTSRANLVAVISNGTAVLGLGNIGPLASKPVMEGKGCLFKQFAGVDVFDLELAENDPDKLIEAIAMLEPTVGGINLEDIKAPECFYIEKKLRERMNIPVFHDDQHGTAIISSAALLNALKVVGKDIGQIKLVASGAGAAAIACLDMMVILGVKRENIYVTDSKGVIYAGRDANMEANKARYAQETGARTLADIVNGADVFLGCSTAGVLTGEMVKTMADQPVILALANPEPEIRPEVAKAARPDCIIATGRSDYPNQVNNVLCFPYIFRGALDCGATRITDEMKLACVTAIAELAEAEASDVVASAYEGQDLSFGPDYIIPKPFDPRLLAAIAPKVAEAAAASGVASRPIADMDAYREKLGQMIYHTGFFMKPVFAQARAKSRRVAYAEATERRVLRAVQTVVDEGLARPVLIGDGAAIARAIQEAGLRLKQGADYELVAAEGDTTVQGTRLLKSGQVDALICGMAGHYDSHLTHVQNEIGLAPGAEVMAAMNALVLDKLTLFIADTYVNDQPSAPELAAITRMAAAELRQFGLEPKVALLSHSSQGSSERPSARRMREARALLAQSAPDLAVVGEVHGDAALSQEIRDLYHVENGFAGSANLLVTPSLDAANILFNVLKVAAGKGVTVGPILLGAAKPVHILSPSATVRRIVNMTALAAAGVREG
- a CDS encoding dioxygenase family protein, whose translation is MAPLPTLFVSHGSPMLALQDSPARRFLQQLGRTLPRPRAILVVSAHWETAGAPAVSLAQQPETIHDFGGFPRALFEMQYPAQGAPEAAERAAALLEAAGIAVGRSSTRGLDHGAWVPLRLMYPEADIPVAQLSIVRGASPAQHEVIGRALAALRDEGVLILASGSLTHNLYEFRGQGVDAPVPGWVSEFGAWMQARLEADDRAALLDYRRVAPHAAENHPTDEHLLPLFVAMGAAGEGAHATQVHASFEHGILAMDAYAFS
- a CDS encoding GGDEF domain-containing protein: MMNPTDTSFDLAASALNLLDCGVIVLDAEHRIVLWNRWMVSRSGRSAARVREQSLFAVFPELRGSRVEAAVLAGPGDGSTRKVSNLEGRTPFPLREAGSFDGTRIEQAIAVTPFREGDEQLCLIEIRDVSGTVDRERHLLEHAESLRARSYVDGLTGIHNRRYFDMTLERELRRAHRNGGALSLLLMDIDSFKAYNDHFGHQQGDACLITVAQALAGMLKRPADVAARYGGEEFVAILPDTTLAQAAGVAEAIRLDIAARALAHAPAAVKDHVTLSIGVAAFGKDGLNEAASLIEAADQALYAAKRGGRDRVAVAGTQ
- a CDS encoding BKACE family enzyme — its product is MDPVIIAVAITGSVPRKKDNPAVPVTVAEQIESTHEAYEAGASLVHLHVRNPDESSSSDPALFASVLEGIRKHCPGMIVQFSTGGRGRDQAARGAALHHKPDMASLATGTVNFPSIIYENAPALVDQLAATMKQHAILPEIEIFDLSHLYGMRRLMDAGLINDRPHVQFVMGIKNALPVAEYLLDLLLSVLKRVAPNATWTAAGIGRHQNDVIEWVLKRKGDAVRTGLEDNIRIDRERLATSNAELVRVAADLCAAYGARPATPAEARARLGLPA
- a CDS encoding DoxX family protein; protein product: MQTTTTATADTLRSSEDTGKLLLRAVLAILLLFHGFSKLSGGIGPIVGMVEKAGLPSVFAYGVYIGEVVAPLLILAGVFTRPAALVVAFNMVVALLLAHTSQFFTMGATGGWALELQAMYLAGALAVALLGAGRYSLGGINGRFN
- a CDS encoding NAD-dependent succinate-semialdehyde dehydrogenase, which gives rise to MTTSSYPDTRLLIANEWCEATGGKTIPVVNPATGQPIGNVAHASIADLDRALAAAQKGFETWRAVPAAERAAVMRRAAQLLRERAGDIARLLTQEQGKPLVEAKGEALAGAEIIDWFAAEGMRVYGRIVPSRNPAAQQLVLKEPVGPVAAFTPWNFPINQIVRKLGAALATGCSFLCKAPEETPASPAALLQCFVDAGIPPGVVGLVFGDPAEISGYLIPHPVIRKVTFTGSTPVGKQLASLAGLHMKRVTMELGGHAPVIVAEDADVALAVKAAGGAKFRNAGQVCISPTRFLVHNAIKEEFTRAFVKHAEGLKLGDGLVEGTTLGPLANARRLTAMAKVVEDAQKHGATLASGGKRIGETGNFFAPTILSDVPLEASIFNDEPFGPIAGIRGFDSLEDAISEANRLPYGLAGYAFTRSIKNAQLLMNRVEVGMLWINQPATPSAELPFGGIKDSGYGTEGGPEAMEGYLNTKAVSMVGI
- a CDS encoding EAL domain-containing protein, with the translated sequence MRGRIGLALTVLAALAALAAPPWLALREARHQAYEAESDQVQRYALDVLRRMDGTTQQVNKAFRALEQSRLAPCSPASLDLMRQIDLGSSYLQAVGYVRDDAIVCSSMGGAPLALGKGAFESSTGFIFYPNVPGNLPGQPPLMAARRGQLAALVHRDLPIDAWTDTPGVSLGVLHGEERRVWIARGPIDPAWLAHLGQGDTVTFADPGHVVSVLRSRQSQFIAVAAAPIAELDRRSADIARRMVPAGAIGGLIVALAILLLARRQLSMEGALRNALRRDEFFVCYQPIVRLQTGEWVGAEALVRWRRADGTLVGPDLFIPVAEQSKLVTRITERVLRLVARDAGHFLSTHPAFHVALNLAAEDIHSTDIVGHLRTMLARCGALPSNLIVEITERGFLDLESARDTIGALRGNAIEVAIDDFGTGYPSLSYLESLDLDFLKIDRSFIEAIGTDAPISLVVGHIIAMARSMGLRMIAEGIESEAQADFLRERGVEYAQGFLFGRPMPFAELMQRFKEREHAALVRMAGAGAGP